The genomic region AAGACAGGGTTAAACAGTAGCAGCGCCTTGGGGATGCAACTGACCGTAGTATCTTCTCCTGCTTCATCAAAGGCACTCACCAAAGCGCTTGCCGCGGCAATATGTCCACCGGCCGATCCGCCACCAGCCACAATCTGTTCAGGATCAATCCCTAGCTCGGCGGCATGCGTCTTTACCCAGCGCATGGCTGACTTACCGTCCTTGACGCATTCCTTTGGCGTGGTGCCGAAGCGGTTGATGGTCCGGTACTCAACAGAGATGGCGACCATGCCGCGTAGAGCGAGGTAACGGCTCTGTGGATAATAATGATCCGGCCCACCGCCGTGCCAGCCGCCACCGTGAAAAAAAACCGCCGCAGGGCGTCGATCGGAGGCCTGCCAACCGTGCGGTAGAAAAACCTGAAGCTTCAGGTCAATGGTTATACCGTCTTTTCCGGTGACGGTTTTGTATTCAACTGTCCTGTCTGGTTTAAGCGGAAAGCTTTGCCACCCGATTTGCTCCGGTAACCACTTCTTCGGTGTATCTGTATCTGCGCCGATTGCTTGCAGGGCAATCGTCGCCATTAACAGGACTATATTCCTAATAAAATATCCTCTTGTATTTTTCATAATTAATTGCTTCCTAATTTTACTAATTGCTTATTCATTTCTTTAGCTTATTTCCTTAGGTAGGCATTGCACCAATTGCCATGGTCGCCGTTGCTGTTATCTCCTGCATTATCGACGATTAGCTCCAGCTCAAATGCTCCGCTTAGATCCAGATCTATAGTCTTAGGGGCAGAATATTGTTTCATGATTCCGCTATCATAAACATCTTTTTTATCCACCCGTATGCGAAAGCGAACTGAGCCAGGCTGATGTTTCTGAATGCCAATTTCTGCATGAAAACTCTTGTACAAACCACCAAGGAAAAATACCCCCTTACTGGGAGCATGGGTGCCGATTCCCTGTTTATATGTCTTATCACCAATTGTTAGCGGATTTCCGGTACATGACTTATTCATCATAACTTTATAGCCAGAGGTAAATAAGTCGGCAAATTGGCTATCAAGATAAACTTTTCCATCAGTAGTTTTTGCTTGAGCGAGTTTTACTTTTCGATTGGCCATCCATTCTTTTATCGGCACTTCTTGCCAACGAAGATTCCTAAGCTCAGGACGAGGTTTAGGGCCCGAGAGCTGCAGTTTTTTCAGTTGTGACCAGTCCGTTAGGGGATTGTTCTGCTTGTCCCGAAAATCAGACGGTAAGAGTGAAATCGTTTGCCACTTATTACCACCTTTCATAGCTTTCTTTACACTGCGGTTTTCTGTTCCCCCATCCCAACTGGAGAAAGTCGAAATGCTCAGCTTGATGTCCTTTGCCGAACGGACCTCAAGCACCAGTCTTGCCATAGAAGGCGGCTCATGCATCGGACTCAAGGCTTTAAAGGTTTTGAATGACCAGTAGGCAGGATGTCCCCCTCGAGTGTAAAACCATCTCTTTTCCCAGTCTCCTATAAAATCCTCGATGAGTAGTGAATGCTGTTGTGTCGCCTTCACTCCCGCTTGTTTTTTCTGCTGTGGCGTCACCATGGACATCTGGCTAGATAGGACGTATTCATTAGCCGAATAGAGATCACAACCATACCCAGCTCCAGAAACAGTTTGTGTCAAAGGGTAGGTTGCATTGGCATAGACCCAAAGGTGTTTGTTCGCACTGAAGGTGGGAAGCTCTGCCACCCAGCTATCGCCCATACGTTTAGCGGGCGCAAGTTTCCAATTACGAGTGGGGAAGTCATGATATTTTTCACGGCCAGCGGGAATTCCTTCCTCCGTATAGTAGACGTTCAACTCCGTCACCTGATCCGGCTGATCTGGCTTCACCTCAAAGCGAGGGATTCCAGATTCGGTTTTCAGAATCAATTCAGCCTGGGGTGTTTTCGCCGTTTCAAATGTTCCCTTCAGGAACTGATCAAACCATAGCGGTTGCAGGATCGTATTTTCTTCTAAATCATTGTGGTTAATATGCGCGGCACTGCTAATGCGCCACTCCTTGCTCTGCACCAGATTGGTCGCCAGGGTCAAGTCATCAACTGACGCATGGAAGTCATTGCTCGGACTTTGAAAAACGATCGGACAAGTGATCCGTTTGAGATAGACCTTATCATCAATGGTGTTTGTATATCCGGGTATATTCTTGGTTTTTTCAATATCCGATACGCCACCACAGGATGGTGCTGCCGCCTTGACGCGTGTGTCTGATCCTGCTGTGAGGACCGTCAGTTTTCCACCCATGGAGTGACCGTAGACGCCAAGCCTGTTGCCATCGACTTCCTTTTGATTCTCAAGGAATGTCAGCGCACGGCGACAGCCCATACCCGCATAAAACCAGAGTGTGTTCCTCGGCGATTTTACCGGGTCGATTGTATGCTCTGACGCTTCGCGAGTATCCACCCCGACCCAGTCGGTTGTGATCTTGTACTTAGGATCATTTGTATTGCCGGTCTTGAAAGCCTTTACATTGTCATTGTTGACCTTATACCCTGGCGCACTGAGGCGCCCGTCCCATGCGAGTGAGATCGTGGCGTAACCACGTTTTGCATTGGCAAGTACTTGAGTATGGTGGGCATACTGACCACCACCATGAATATGAATCAGTCCCGGAAGATTTTCAGCTCCTTTTGGATAGCCGTAGATCGCCGCCATCATAGCTTTTTTTTTATTAAATATTCCGACGCGGTAACGGACAATTTTCATGACGATCCCGTCTTGTTCCCATTGCTTAAGGACTTCAATATCCAAGGGCTCTTTTTGAGGATCAAAGTCCTGCCATAATTCATCAAATGAATTTGGGTTTTTACTATTTTTGAGTGGAGAGAGAGTATTTTGCCCGTTCGTTAAGTTTGACTTCGTGCTTGCTGTGGCTGAATTTACTTGCAAGCCCCCAATCACAAGGACGCTCATTGTCATTAATGAGATTCTAATACTCGTCATATTTGTATTTTCCAGTCGTTAAATTGTGGGTTTGGTGAAGTTTAGACACAATAATTTTTAGTGTTAAATATGAAAATAGCAGTGTCTTTTCTATGTTGAACTTCAAAAAATATTAGCTGTTACAAAAATAATATATTTTGTCTAGAAAAGTATAATCAGCCCGAGCAATGCCTAGGAGTATCAACAAAATCCACTTGTCTCATGCCTCCGGGATAAATCCCGGAGCTAATCACATCTGCCGTCTTCGACGACATTATAAAAGCAATTTTATTATTAACAGGTAGTTTTCATCTCACTAGCTTTATTCTAGTTCAACTGTTAAAAACTTTTATGGCAAGTTTATTTGTTGATGGCTTCAAGCCAGAGGCGAGCCATCAGTTCATGTCCCTGGGGCAGGGGGTGGATGCCATCCCAGAGCCAGTACTCAGCAGGTGTGAGTTTGACTTTAGCATCGAAGGCATCCTGAGTTTTGATATGAATGGCATCAAATTCTTTTGCGAGCTTCGCAACGATGAGACGGAATTGATCAATTTTAAGTCTGGCGGCTTGATGTTTTTTGGGATCTTTTAGTCCTCCGGCAGCTAGCACGAAGGGGTCGAAGAGCACGATTTTGATTTTTGGATTCGCCTGACGGCTCTGCTTTAAGATGTGGCGGTAATCCACTTCGTACTGAGCAGGTGGGGTGTTTTTATTGAGATCATTTACCCCGATTAAAATCGTTAAGATATCGGGCTTGAGGTCGAGGGCATCTTTTTGCCAGCGTTTGCGCAAGTCGCTAACGGTATTGCCACTAATTCCAAGATTGCTGATTTTGAGATTAAGCTCTGGTTGCTCATAGTTGAGCTTTCCTGCAATGTTAAAGACGTAACTATGCCCAAGAAGGTGGTTTTTGTCCCAACCATCGGGGCGTCGTGAGCGGTTCATATCGGTAATCGAATCACCAATGAAGAGCAGTTGAGCCTTCTTTTGAAGAATTGAATGGTTTGTGGAGCTTTCGCTAATCGCTTTGGCAATTGTTTCAGCCATGATGGTGGCACCGGCTTCGTTGGGGTGAACTTTATCGGGGAAGAGTTCAGCTTTATTGCTTAAGGCCGAGTAGAGATCAATAATTGTACAGCCGCTCTTTTGAGAGACTTGCTCAATAAGTGGCAGTATTTCTTGAACAACTGTGTCGGTAATACCCCAGCGCTCAGGGAAAACGGGAACGGGCTTACAAATAAAGACCTGAGGCTGACTCTTTAGCTTTTGAAAACTTTGGATGAGAGCGAGGTAGTCCGTGACGAATTCATTTTTGTGGGGCCAATTCATCGGCTTGGAATCATTGGTGCCCAATTTGATGATGACGATTTGCGGACCAAAAGCGAGAGCCTCTTTGTAAGCCTTTGATTTGATATAGGGGGCATTGCCCTTGCTGAGTAGGGTGTGGCCATTGACACCAAAGTTGCGTACGTCATACTTACTTCCAAGTAATTTTCCGAGCTGAGCGGGGTAGCTCATTTGCTTACGGTCTTTAATGCCATAACCGAAGGTTATGCTGTCGCCAACACAGGCAACGCGAATGGGCTCTGCGTAGCTTGTTATGAGCGTAAAAAAACAAAATATTGCGACTGTATGTCTAAGTGAAAATTTTAATAAAGTCATTTGATCCCTAGTGCTTATTCTAATAAATATGTTCAGTTTTAGTGTAGCTAGTCTATTACTTTACTTTGGAAGGAGAATCGCTCCAACGCAAATTGCGAAGCTCGGCCTTTTTACCCTGCCATGGGGCGCCATATAGAGTGTTCTTTTTGCCAAAACGTTTGAACTCGCCAATCATGATTTCTTTGATACCAGTCCAATTCGTCAATTTGCCGCCATTACCGTTGTGAAAATCGGAAGGTTTGAGTTCGATAGTTTGCCATTGAGAGCCACCCTTGAGTAAGATTTCAGTGACGTACTGATCTATGCCGATAATGAGTTTGTTTGCTTTTTCGCAGCGTAGGTCGATGACTAATTTGGCATCAGCAGTGAGAGGCTGATATTCACGAAGCGTAAAGATTGGCTTGCGGTAGCGATGAAAGTTGCCATCTTGGGTCCAGCTCTTCCAGCCATTTGCAAAGCTTTCCAGTACTGCGGGTCGTTTGAGGCTGGCAATGACTCCCGCTTTTTTGAGGTCCGCAGAATTGATCATCTGGACTACAGAAGCGAGGTGAAAACGATCCGAGGTGAACCGTCTGCCACTATAGCCGACTCCGCTAATTTCTTTATCGAGTGCATAGGTGACATCCCCATAAGCCCACAAAGGTTTATCTACACCACCCAAAGGAAGTGAAGCTGACCACGCTCCATCCTTCTCGGTCGCTTTGGCCTGACGCCAAAATTTATCTGCAGCTTTTCCTTGGCCATTGGTGGTATAATAAATATCCACCGCGAGGATTTTTTTTGATTGATCGGGCTTAACTGAAAATTTTGGAATGTGATTATTCGTGTTTATGTCTAGCTTGCTTCGCGGTGTTTTGGGCATCTTGAAATTGCCTTTCAGGAATTGATCCAACCACAGCATTCCGCCCGCACTATATTCGGCGCTATCGGAATGATTTTTATTTGGAGAAGAAACGATACGCCATTGCTTCGACTTAATATCTTTGACGGCTTGGGGTAAGTCTTGTACTTTGCCATGAAAATCATTGGCGGGGCTCATGAAAATAATCGGACAGCTGATGCGTTTGAGGTATGAGTCATCGGCGACTCCAGCGAGTGCTCTTCCCGTAGATAGATCACTAATGCCTCCACAAGCGGGCACGGCTACTTTGAGGCGATCATCGGCACCGGCTAAAAGGACGGTGAGTTTACCACCCATGGACATGCCATAGACGCCGATTTTATCCGAGTTGGCTTCGGCTTGCCGCTCTAAGAAAGTAATGGCACGACGAGCTCCCAGGGTAACTAAAAACCATCCGCTATTTCTAGGGGATTTAACGGCATCCACGGTGCTTGAAGAAGGGGGGTTCTGCACAAAATTATTACCTTTGAAGCGGCAGTGATGGTGATAAGCATCCACCGCGCCCCAATCAGTGGTTATACGATAATCGGCATGGTTTTTATCACCAGTCCAAAACATCTCTTTTTCTTTGTTGGTGACCGTGTACTGAGATGATTTAATCCGACCCGCCCAAGCAATAGAAAGGGTGGCGTAACCATTTTTTGCATTGGCGAGTACAAAGGCATCTTGAGCCGATTGGCCACCACCATGAATCTGTACAATGGCAGGAAGATTTTTGGCGCCCTTGGGGTAGCCATAGACAGCCGCCATCATTGCCTTCTTACCTTTGAAAGTACCAATGCGGTAGCGCAGGACTTTTAGAACCACACCTTCTTCTTCCCATTCCTTGAGTACTTCCACATCCAAGGCTTCTTTGCGTGGATCAAAGCCCGCCCAAGCCTCTTCCACGGAAGATGGAACGAAGCCGTCTTTGAGTACAGGTAGGGTCTCTTCGGCGAATAGAGAAGGCATGAATGCAAGAACAAGAACAGTGAGTAAGTAGTGTTTTTTAGTCATATTGGTAGAGGGGGCTTAGTATTTAAAATTGATTGCTTACAGAGAATAAACTGATAAGAACATGATTTGCTACAAGTATCTAGATTTTTTTCTCAGAATTGTTTCTTTGATCAAAGTCCTCTAGAAATCGCTTAGCAGTATTTCGATGGTTTACATTTACTTAGAATAAAATTGATGACCTGGGAGGCGTTCAGTTGCTTTGCTGAAGCCAAAGAGACTTGGATTATTATTCTTTTCTAAGACGAGCTTTGCATCGGTGAGTTTAGAGCCAGCAGGCAAAATAATGACTTGCTGATTTTTCTGGAGATCAATTTTATAGCTCTTGTTTTTTAAGCGCTCGACTTGGGAAGAGCTCAGCTTTTTACCATTGATGAAAAATTGTGGATTTGCGATATCGCATTGGATGCGGCAAGGCTTACCAGCGAGGCTTTTGATTTTGATAAACTGAGTTTGATTATTTTTTCTTTGTGCGGTGACGAGAAAGGCACCCTGAGTCCGAAGTTGATCAAAAGCCACATTTTTCCAACGCTCGGGGCTGGCAGGGAAGACGCGAATTGTATCACCCCAGCTTTGCAGCAGCATATCGTGAAGACTCGTGGTGAAAGAGAGCGGAGATTCAATCACGGGATTGCCCTCGGCATACATGGTTGTGGGGCTGACATTCTTATGCTTGATGAGCATGTCGAGGTATTCATAGGCCTTGGCAGCATCACCCAGACAAGCATACATTGAAGCAGCACCAGTTGCGGTGTATCCCGTTACGGCCATGGCTTGAATCTTGGTTTTACTCTCGGTTACTTTAAGCCAATGATCGACAGATTTACGCAGTAGAGCTTTGTCCTTGTCGTTATCAGGTGTGATGAGGGCGAGGGGATAAAAGGGCAGCAAGTGTGAGTAATGACGGTGGGGTTTTTCGAAGGGAGTATCTTGCGAGATGCGCAAACCATTTTCGTCAGTCTGAAAGGGGACCAGATTTTGATTGATATGGCGCCACTCGCTAGCGAGGGGATCATTGAGCTGAAATTGCTCATTGAGTTCGAGGAGAGTTTGTGTCATCCACTTCACTAAGCCAAGGCTAAAATTAACATTTTTACTCCAAGGAGCGGGGTATTCAGGTGACCAACTGATGCGGATGTTGATGGTGCCATCAGCATTGACCGAGGGGTTTTCTTTGAAAAAGTTTAGGTAGCTATTCATTGTCTGCTTTAACAAGGGAAAGGATTTGTTTTTGAGGCGTTGGTCATCGCCTGCGAATTTGCAATGGAGCCAATAATTATGCATAATCCACGCGAGCATATCGGGAGTCTTGTTATGGTTATAAGCTAGGCAGTCTTGAGGGAAACAGGTGCCGAGTGAGATGCTATCCTTCCAGTTTTCGGGCACGTTTTTGCGCAAGTTATCAGCGTATTTATCGAGATTATTGGGAAGTGATTCACCCAAGCTCAAGTGATTAGAAGTGAGGTGGGTCCAATAAATCAGTTGAACGTTGAGGTCGCCCCAGACCATGGGCCAAAAAGTGTAGTGATACCAAGGACCCATGAGGTCGAGGATAGGGCCATTTTCACGCATTGCCGAGCCGAGCTTATACATTTGGATCCAGTAAAAAGCTTCTTTTTCTTTGTCGTCAATCGTCAGGAAACTCTGCTGGTAGTAGTCATGCCACCAGGCTTGATGATCTTTAAAGGCGAGATCGTAGTCAGCGGGACTTTGCGCGAGGTTTTTCTGACTTATCGCTAAGCTATTTTTTTGCGGGAAGCTATGATGAGTACTAAAACGTAGAGTCTGTTTGCCGTCTTTCTCGCCCTGAGTTTTCCAGGCCGTGGTGGTTTCTCCCCTGTGTTGATGAAGGATTTGACGACAGAACTCAGTCGTATCATTTTCGCCAAATTCGGCATCGGGTGCCATCGGGTAGGGGGCCTTGCGCATATCATCCCAAACACCACCCTTGGGGCCACCGCCATTTGTAATCGTGTGCCATACGGAAGAAATGGGGCGCTCGGCAATCCATTTAATGCTGATGGATTCATTTTTCCCCGCGTCGATATCAAAATAAACTACATCTTTGAGGCTATGAGTGAAGGCCCGGACTTTATATTCCCCAAGAGCAGTTGTGACCGAGCCACGCATTTCGGCATTCCATAAGTCCATGCGCAGATCAGTGGAAATGATATCGCCTTTGGATTCGATTTGGAAGCGACCGAGGGGGAGGCGGCCGCGGTAGATCCATAATTGCTGATTGCCCTTATCAGGAAGGCGGTGATCATAGTAATCGTGACGACCGGCATGAATAGAGATGATATTCTTGGCCTCTTTTTTACCTTGGTAGAAGAGGAAACCGACATTGCCATTACCACTATAGGGAGCGACTTCCCAGCGATGAGGAGTGCGATCCCAAGTCATGTCATGTTGATTGAGGAAGGCCTGAAAGTTAATGTTCTCGGCTAGTACTGAAGGGATTAATGCAAGCAACAAAGTTATGAGCAAGAAGTGTTTTTTCGTCATTTTTTTGGAGGTGTTTAAGATTTAAAATTGATTTCTGTACAGCGAGTAAACTAAGAAGAAGATGAATTGTTACAGTGGGCTTAATTTTTTTTCAGGATTGTTTTTTGAAGAAATTCTTAGGCTTTATTTCACAAAGATTTACAGCAGTAATAATGCTATTAATCGGGCACGGAATTAGATTTACTTTTTAGTGCTGGAAACACGCATTAACTTAGCCTAGTTCGTCAGAGCTAGGGAAAACGAGTACATGAACAATAAATTTGAATCCCTTAGCAAGCTGAAACTTGAACTACATGCCTTAGGAAAAAGGGGGCAAGGGAATCCCCTAGGTATGTTCCGACTAGGGTATCCAAATAGTCTCAGGTGAACTATTAAAAAATAAAAGTTGAGGAAGTGAGTATGAAGCTACGTGGCCATCCGCATGTACTGTTACCGACTTTCCATTATGACCTGTATATTCACGACCCCAAAGATAATAAGACAATAACCACCCCCACTCATTTGGGTCATTAGCTATTTGATTTTCGGGCAATGTAATAAGCTTAGAGGGAGCACGAAAGCTACTTCTAGGTACAGTTGTCCAAGGAGCTCCCCAGCCAGAAATGCCATGATTAAGGGAATATGAAGGAAGGTCACCACTTACTACCGGTTTACTATTCCTTTCAGGGCAACCATAATAAGCATATTGTTTTTCTTGAGTAATACTTGAATCACTTCCCCAATAATTCGCAATAATTAAATAGTTCGTCCAATATTCATTATCTACCATGGCGGCGGTATACTTGCCATCATTATCATCAGCATACATGCTCATTACAAGTCCCAACTGCTTGACCTTATTAATACAGACTGAATGCCTGCTCGACTTTCGAGCTTTGCCTAAGACAGGCAGTAAAAGGGAAGCCAAAATTCCAATAATAGCGATGACAACTAAGAGCTCGATAAGAGTAAATTTTTTTCTATGCATGATAACTTCTCCTTGAAGTGTTTGTCTCAAAAAATAATTTCTGTTTTTTTGTAATATATAACTAACTCTATATCATAAACAATTAGATGGGAATGGATAAAAGAAGCTAAAAAATGCACTTTTCATCAGACTTATGAAATAAGCCGACATAGTAAGGCGCTAA from Lentisphaera profundi harbors:
- a CDS encoding NPCBM/NEW2 domain-containing protein, with protein sequence MTSIRISLMTMSVLVIGGLQVNSATASTKSNLTNGQNTLSPLKNSKNPNSFDELWQDFDPQKEPLDIEVLKQWEQDGIVMKIVRYRVGIFNKKKAMMAAIYGYPKGAENLPGLIHIHGGGQYAHHTQVLANAKRGYATISLAWDGRLSAPGYKVNNDNVKAFKTGNTNDPKYKITTDWVGVDTREASEHTIDPVKSPRNTLWFYAGMGCRRALTFLENQKEVDGNRLGVYGHSMGGKLTVLTAGSDTRVKAAAPSCGGVSDIEKTKNIPGYTNTIDDKVYLKRITCPIVFQSPSNDFHASVDDLTLATNLVQSKEWRISSAAHINHNDLEENTILQPLWFDQFLKGTFETAKTPQAELILKTESGIPRFEVKPDQPDQVTELNVYYTEEGIPAGREKYHDFPTRNWKLAPAKRMGDSWVAELPTFSANKHLWVYANATYPLTQTVSGAGYGCDLYSANEYVLSSQMSMVTPQQKKQAGVKATQQHSLLIEDFIGDWEKRWFYTRGGHPAYWSFKTFKALSPMHEPPSMARLVLEVRSAKDIKLSISTFSSWDGGTENRSVKKAMKGGNKWQTISLLPSDFRDKQNNPLTDWSQLKKLQLSGPKPRPELRNLRWQEVPIKEWMANRKVKLAQAKTTDGKVYLDSQFADLFTSGYKVMMNKSCTGNPLTIGDKTYKQGIGTHAPSKGVFFLGGLYKSFHAEIGIQKHQPGSVRFRIRVDKKDVYDSGIMKQYSAPKTIDLDLSGAFELELIVDNAGDNSNGDHGNWCNAYLRK
- a CDS encoding GDSL-type esterase/lipase family protein, which encodes MTLLKFSLRHTVAIFCFFTLITSYAEPIRVACVGDSITFGYGIKDRKQMSYPAQLGKLLGSKYDVRNFGVNGHTLLSKGNAPYIKSKAYKEALAFGPQIVIIKLGTNDSKPMNWPHKNEFVTDYLALIQSFQKLKSQPQVFICKPVPVFPERWGITDTVVQEILPLIEQVSQKSGCTIIDLYSALSNKAELFPDKVHPNEAGATIMAETIAKAISESSTNHSILQKKAQLLFIGDSITDMNRSRRPDGWDKNHLLGHSYVFNIAGKLNYEQPELNLKISNLGISGNTVSDLRKRWQKDALDLKPDILTILIGVNDLNKNTPPAQYEVDYRHILKQSRQANPKIKIVLFDPFVLAAGGLKDPKKHQAARLKIDQFRLIVAKLAKEFDAIHIKTQDAFDAKVKLTPAEYWLWDGIHPLPQGHELMARLWLEAINK
- a CDS encoding alpha/beta hydrolase family protein → MTKKHYLLTVLVLAFMPSLFAEETLPVLKDGFVPSSVEEAWAGFDPRKEALDVEVLKEWEEEGVVLKVLRYRIGTFKGKKAMMAAVYGYPKGAKNLPAIVQIHGGGQSAQDAFVLANAKNGYATLSIAWAGRIKSSQYTVTNKEKEMFWTGDKNHADYRITTDWGAVDAYHHHCRFKGNNFVQNPPSSSTVDAVKSPRNSGWFLVTLGARRAITFLERQAEANSDKIGVYGMSMGGKLTVLLAGADDRLKVAVPACGGISDLSTGRALAGVADDSYLKRISCPIIFMSPANDFHGKVQDLPQAVKDIKSKQWRIVSSPNKNHSDSAEYSAGGMLWLDQFLKGNFKMPKTPRSKLDINTNNHIPKFSVKPDQSKKILAVDIYYTTNGQGKAADKFWRQAKATEKDGAWSASLPLGGVDKPLWAYGDVTYALDKEISGVGYSGRRFTSDRFHLASVVQMINSADLKKAGVIASLKRPAVLESFANGWKSWTQDGNFHRYRKPIFTLREYQPLTADAKLVIDLRCEKANKLIIGIDQYVTEILLKGGSQWQTIELKPSDFHNGNGGKLTNWTGIKEIMIGEFKRFGKKNTLYGAPWQGKKAELRNLRWSDSPSKVK
- a CDS encoding glycosyl hydrolase family 95 catalytic domain-containing protein — encoded protein: MTKKHFLLITLLLALIPSVLAENINFQAFLNQHDMTWDRTPHRWEVAPYSGNGNVGFLFYQGKKEAKNIISIHAGRHDYYDHRLPDKGNQQLWIYRGRLPLGRFQIESKGDIISTDLRMDLWNAEMRGSVTTALGEYKVRAFTHSLKDVVYFDIDAGKNESISIKWIAERPISSVWHTITNGGGPKGGVWDDMRKAPYPMAPDAEFGENDTTEFCRQILHQHRGETTTAWKTQGEKDGKQTLRFSTHHSFPQKNSLAISQKNLAQSPADYDLAFKDHQAWWHDYYQQSFLTIDDKEKEAFYWIQMYKLGSAMRENGPILDLMGPWYHYTFWPMVWGDLNVQLIYWTHLTSNHLSLGESLPNNLDKYADNLRKNVPENWKDSISLGTCFPQDCLAYNHNKTPDMLAWIMHNYWLHCKFAGDDQRLKNKSFPLLKQTMNSYLNFFKENPSVNADGTINIRISWSPEYPAPWSKNVNFSLGLVKWMTQTLLELNEQFQLNDPLASEWRHINQNLVPFQTDENGLRISQDTPFEKPHRHYSHLLPFYPLALITPDNDKDKALLRKSVDHWLKVTESKTKIQAMAVTGYTATGAASMYACLGDAAKAYEYLDMLIKHKNVSPTTMYAEGNPVIESPLSFTTSLHDMLLQSWGDTIRVFPASPERWKNVAFDQLRTQGAFLVTAQRKNNQTQFIKIKSLAGKPCRIQCDIANPQFFINGKKLSSSQVERLKNKSYKIDLQKNQQVIILPAGSKLTDAKLVLEKNNNPSLFGFSKATERLPGHQFYSK
- a CDS encoding type II secretion system protein gives rise to the protein MHRKKFTLIELLVVIAIIGILASLLLPVLGKARKSSRHSVCINKVKQLGLVMSMYADDNDGKYTAAMVDNEYWTNYLIIANYWGSDSSITQEKQYAYYGCPERNSKPVVSGDLPSYSLNHGISGWGAPWTTVPRSSFRAPSKLITLPENQIANDPNEWGWLLSYYLWGREYTGHNGKSVTVHADGHVASYSLPQLLFFNSSPETIWIP